From Ptychodera flava strain L36383 chromosome 9, AS_Pfla_20210202, whole genome shotgun sequence:
AGCATATTGTTGCGCATGAGCCATGTCAAAGAGTGTGATATGACTGTTTTAGCATTTCTCCAGTTCGCGATCATAAGTTTGTACGGGGGCGGCAACAGCACGGTTTGATATTAATTgatcatattttgctcaaaagtgAGTCGGATGCGATTTGCAAAATGTAAGCCTTTTAGACAGCTTTAGCATAATTATTAGCGGGGCGGGgagggggtcggaggaattgagGGCAGACTTGGAAATTAACGGCATAGTTGCCGCCGGGGAAACTCAGAGTCATGGTAGCGTGCAGGGCGGGGGATCCGAAAATAACTTTGTTCCAATTTAGACAGGGTTACAGCATATTTGCAGGTACCCTTGTATGAAGTTACTTGTAAAGGTAATTACAAATCTTAATGCATTGGTGCCCACAGTTTGCTAAAACATGAGATCGTTTTTAACATTTGATGACTGTCAGGACTGTTACCGCAAACTTCCCACTATAGTATGAAACACCATTGGGTGTCTGTAAAATCCACCAACACCTCGTGATAGTTAGCGACAATCAATGACCTCTAGCCCCTTGATAACGTGCTCTTCAAATCTATAATagaatttgttgttgtttttgaagaGAATGTAAGCTCATCTTAATTCATCTGTCAACAAGAGCTATGAATAAAACATATGTTTAAGCCAAGCAGAGAAATGGAATAATTTGATAATCGGTAAATAATTGTAAACCCTCAAAAACAAAGCTACAGCAGAATatattaacattttaaaactaGAGGTGTCATTACAAAACCAACATGCATATGATGCAAATCAGGCgttttttctcttttgtcttCAGTATGTCTAAATTCTCACTACactcttttaattaattatatttaattCGGTGTAAATATGTGATGTCTTTAACTTAAAATAATATTACTTGATAGATACCCAAAGGACCATCCTAGTGTCTAACATTTATCTGTCCATCTGAATCACGTTCAGTTGACTGGTCGTTCAAGGTCTAAATCATGCCGAAAGCAGTTGCTGTGGTAAGTAATCTAATGTTCCACCAAGGATTAAAGAAGGCTGTGTCCTTGTGGGAGACATTTCACTGATAAGTGATATCCGTTCCAGcttttatgaaatttgaacTGAACTACATAAAAGTATCACTTGTGCAGGGCAAGATTTTTTAGCTGActtttgtgtttgatttctgaattcctGACGCACGTAGCAATGATTACATTTTTAATCGTACATGCTATGACTGTATTGCCATCCTCCTGTTGTTCGGGGCATATAGATATGAACAGTCACGTAATTCAACCTgttgaaatatatgtttatgttttcacaaTGAAAGAAACAGCTTCAGCTCGTAGCATAGCGTTGGGATGATCACATAAAACAGCTCAGCTCAGCGAACTCTTCGAAACATCAAGTTATAGTTACAGttttgatgtttgatttctgtttGAGTAATATTTTGGGGAACATGTCAACGAGCAAGCacagttttaccaaatatgTTAGCATTACGATGGacggtccccccccccccacttcaCGAGCATCGTCGTGAAGGCTGGTTTTATGtatttgaaagggaatggtttaaagtttccagACGGAAAGTATGAGCAAAAATTAAAAGTCTTAAACAAGTATAGTCCAATGAGGCAAGCCAGTATTAAACGAAATACACAACCCGAAATACGCCGATTTTCCTGATAACAACTCTGAGTTTTAATTCTCAGACGGTATGCACAGCGTGTTACATTAGTCTTACGTGGAGCAGATTGCGATTTGTCCAAATAATAGCTGATCGAGTGCATATTTTGTAGTACATGATAGTATTTTGAATCGTAAAAACCTTATCTATACAGCTAACATCCGTGACTTCGAAGCAAAAATCAAGACCGCGTTGCGTCTATTTTCACGCGAGGTCATTACGGGTTTCTCTTCCAATTTTACATATCCCAATGGTCGATGATCGAGAACTTGTGCATCTGACAATCTGTGAAACTACATACAGCACACAAAGCATGGCAGATACCTTGGTAATGCTAACATGGGTCTCTCAATTGGACCAGATGCACCTGCATAATATGCCTGGATAAGGTCAAAATTATGGAACAGGCGTTCCATACCGCATCATTTAATTCACGCTAAACTCCTTTGTTTTCGTTGATGGCAGCAGATTATGATGTCTAAAAATGTTCATGAGGAATTCACTTGGTTACACTTTCCCAATTTTTCGTGGTGATCTACATATAAACAAAACCAAAGAAACCATTTTTTTGTATTCTGCGCGCAGGTAACAGGCGCAAACAAAGGCATCGGCTTTGCCAttgtgagggcgctgtgcaaGGACTTCGACGGTGATGTTTACCTGACAGCCAGGGATGAAGGCAGAGGGCAGCAAGCTGTCCAAGATTTAGAAAAGGAAAATTTACAtccaaagtttcatcaactggATATCACTTCAAAGGAGAGTATTGGTAAACTTAAAGAATTTCTGGAGAAGAATTATGGGGGTCTGGATGTCCTGGTGAATAATGCTGCGATAGCGTACAACGTAAGATGGTCAGCTTTCACATTATTGTCAATTTGTTAACCTTCGATTATTTAATTTCCATGGGAATTCACCCATCTGCTTATTTTTAACACGGTTtacatgaaaaatgagactATTCTGTTCAAAAATGCACTGGATCTACACGTAGATTATTCCATACGCACAAATTGTGGAACTTCGCGGTCCTCTTGGCTCACTGAACAAGAAATTTCGGAACTGAGAGTATCCTACatcattttcagtcatttcaTTCGGCCGAAGGTTTTCGATTTCTCCAAAGTTTAAGAAGAACGATAGACATTTTTCTGACCAGTCATATAAATGCCATGAAAAATCTCAAAGCTAGTAATTTTCCCTTCCAAGAGCATTGTCTACAATTTCCAATTTTAAGAAAGAGAAACCCTGTTGTGTGTACCTATGTCAGATATACCTttacgtttatttatttatttatttatttatttatttatttatttatttatttattgcctAATTTTAACTCTAAACAGGTGGACAGTACAGTTCCATTTACTGAGCAAGCCGAAGTAAGCTTAGCATGCAACTTCTTCGGGACGCTGGACGTGTGTGATGCGTTATTTCCACTGCTAAGACCCCACAGCAGGTAAAGTACGACCAATTTTGGAAACACGCTTACAGCAGAGTCGCCCATCGTAAACTAGAATGGACAAAAGCATTCACGTTCACTAGGAGGGTCGAGACACAATTGCCACCAGCGTTTTGTAATGTGTAGCCAATccaaatgaaatgttttcacatGTAGACATGATCTTTCATCTCCCCTGATCCAGAAAAAAAGATCAGCTACGATTAGCTTACCATGGCTATACACCTTCAGCACCGTCATTTGCGCTCCGACGCTCCGCGACCTCAGACCTTGCACGGTTGAATCTTTCTAAAAGATTCTCACTCAAATGAAAGGTTAAGGTATGTGGTATCCAAAACGTAACAATGCACCGTATGCTGAAATCGACTGTGGCTAAGCTGTCTTGGCTTTTAAATACAGATTAATATTCAGGACCTTACCTGTCGAAAACATGTTGAGCCAAATACGCATCAtgtgttatttttctcattttattctAAGGGTTGTACACGTGTCTAGCAGAGGAGGGACAATGACTTTGGAGAAAATGGGCAAAGAATTGGTTAGTAAGTTCAGATCGTCGACCCTGACACGGACTGAGTTAATTGCGTTGATGAACCAGTTCGTGAGgtgagtgtgtgtgtt
This genomic window contains:
- the LOC139140657 gene encoding carbonyl reductase [NADPH] 1-like, whose product is MPKAVAVVTGANKGIGFAIVRALCKDFDGDVYLTARDEGRGQQAVQDLEKENLHPKFHQLDITSKESIGKLKEFLEKNYGGLDVLVNNAAIAYNVDSTVPFTEQAEVSLACNFFGTLDVCDALFPLLRPHSRVVHVSSRGGTMTLEKMGKELVSKFRSSTLTRTELIALMNQFVSDVKAGNHEAKGWCNTAYGTSKLGVIALTAVQVRAMAGDSREDILINCCCPGLVATDMNPKNPKTPDQGAETPVYLAMLPVNAGKPQGEFLGEKKVIHG